The Acropora palmata chromosome 10, jaAcrPala1.3, whole genome shotgun sequence genome contains a region encoding:
- the LOC141894365 gene encoding uncharacterized protein LOC141894365, whose amino-acid sequence MSFNSLKLLFLASIFTVSLLKERRILADGQDQKTVAKRDEVSYSNVESVKNSYSVEGDGKSRRSAEDEENQGEITDDGMMYYGSFYPMDINTKGYELYHPENPPYEEWYGPFEPPEEYENQGEWYEGNGYYKRSLDFLGPRGGRSVYYGPRGGRSLENEAGPRGGRSLNDEVMGPRGGRTIGNVQGPRGGRSVENGGPRGGRSVDTLAKGRLGVEDSEEKKSSTGTVKKSDTSSINGPRGGREIKADVAPRGGRGVSDSKTTDDVNNGAPGRRDARSASGPRGGRDATERDSREERGRSVLDFLGPRGGRSIEFGPRGGRSTIFESPLLWDERAFDYGPRGGRYIDYVLRRRSLETPPRDRRDIVFGPRGGRGILSGPRGGRAIDYGPRGGRSLEGYCPHCARSINFAEYGPRGGRSIEMGPRGGRSVDFGPRGGRSLSESPRGGRSLLFNTFAFSGPRGGRSVNYDLYEAPRGGRAIDERELSRAFGNEGAVYYYGPRGGRSVYVEAGPRGGREVEYTGPRGGRAVIYGPRGGRAIFSGPRGGRDISGPRGGRNIESGPRGGRSTKSDLGPRGGRSILSESAMWSKTGPRGGRSLESSDILGPRGGRSTVESSATEKREATSSVEEQTITNEKVRKERDTNVDMEKIDKKVTKSN is encoded by the coding sequence ATGAGTTTTAATTCTTTGAAGCTCCTGTTCCTGGCTTCAATTTTCACCGTATCGTTGCTAAAAGAGCGACGAATTTTAGCAGACGGGCAAGATCAAAAGACTGTGGCAAAGAGAGATGAAGTTTCCTATAGCAACGTTGAATCGGTGAAAAATTCTTACAGCGTTGAAGGAGATGGGAAGAGCAGAAGATCTGCTGAGGATGAAGAAAACCAGGGAGAAATTACTGACGACGGAATGATGTACTATGGTTCGTTTTACCCCATGGATATCAACACTAAAGGATACGAACTGTACCATCCGGAAAATCCTCCGTATGAAGAATGGTACGGTCCATTCGAGCCTCCCGAAGAATATGAAAATCAAGGTGAATGGTACGAGGGAAATGGATATTACAAACGTTCACTTGATTTCTTGGGTCCGCGTGGGGGTAGAAGTGTGTACTATGGTCCAAGAGGAGGGAGATCCCTAGAGAACGAAGCCGGACCCCGTGGCGGAAGATCTCTTAACGATGAAGTCATGGGGCCCCGAGGGGGAAGAACCATTGGGAATGTCCAAGGACCCCGTGGAGGAAGATCTGTGGAAAATGGTGGACCACGTGGTGGCAGGTCTGTTGACACACTTGCAAAAGGCCGATTAGGTGTGGAGGACTCAGAGGAAAAGAAATCTTCAACAGGAACAGTTAAGAAATCAGACACTTCGTCAATAAACGGACCACGGGGAGGGAGAGAGATCAAAGCAGATGTGGCCCCGAGGGGAGGCAGAGGAGTCTCAGATTCCAAAACGACCGATGATGTCAACAATGGAGCCCCCGGGAGAAGAGATGCTCGATCTGCCAGTGGTCCACGTGGTGGTAGAGATGCCACTGAAAGAGATTCCAGGGAGGAGAGGGGGAGATCCGTTTTAGATTTCTTAGGTCCCCGGGGAGGGCGATCAATAGAGTTTGGTCCTCGCGGTGGGAGATCTACAATTTTCGAAAGTCCGCTTCTGTGGGATGAAAGAGCCTTCGATTATGGTCCGAGGGGCGGTAGATACATAGACTATGTTCTTAGGAGAAGATCCTTAGAAACTCCACCACGGGACAGAAGAGACATCGTCTTCGGTCCGAGGGGTGGCAGAGGGATACTTAGTGGTCCCAGGGGTGGTAGAGCTATAGATTATGGACCCCGGGGAGGGAGATCCTTGGAGGGATATTGTCCTCATTGTGCCAGGTCAATCAATTTTGCGGAATATGGTCCTAGGGGAGGTCGATCGATTGAAATGGGTCCAAGAGGCGGTCGTTCAGTTGATTTTGGGCCTCGCGGCGGGCGGTCTCTTTCAGAAAGTCCAAGGGGTGGTCGATCACTTCTGTTTAATACATTTGCATTTTCTGGTCCAAGGGGGGGTAGATCAGTGAATTACGATCTATACGAAGCTCCTCGAGGGGGTAGAGCGATTGATGAACGTGAACTTAGTCGAGCGTTTGGGAATGAAGGCGCTGTGTATTATTACGGCCCACGAGGAGGGAGGTCTGTGTACGTCGAAGCAGGACCCAGGGGTGGTAGAGAAGTAGAATACACGGGGCCCCGTGGGGGACGAGCGGTAATTTACGGCCCTAGGGGCGGCAGGGCCATTTTTAGTGGGCCACGTGGTGGGAGGGACATTTCTGGACCTCGCGGGGGACGCAACATTGAAAGTGGGCCGCGTGGAGGTAGGAGCACAAAGAGTGATTTGGGTCCTCGTGGCGGAAGATCCATTTTATCTGAGAGTGCCATGTGGTCCAAAACTGGACCGCGTGGAGGAAGAAGTCTCGAAAGTTCTGACATATTGGGACCTCGCGGAGGACGCAGCACTGTTGAGAGTAGCGCAACGGAGAAACGAGAAGCGACTAGCTCAGTGGAGGAGCAAACGATCACTAACGAGAAAGTGAGAAAGGAAAGAGACACCAACGTTGACATGGAGAAGATCGATAAGAAAGTAACAAAATCCAACTGA
- the LOC141894366 gene encoding guanine nucleotide-exchange factor SEC12-like, translated as MPFTTLETTNFPLYAVNTLDREHFLIAGGGGSAKTGVPNAMNIYKLGRSGKNLKATLIHNFEAGRRPIMNCAIHPTSNTLAVGMDNKCQILELDIKEETQNVEKAKGKSKILTKEKAKKFVIKELQSAVTVSANDADEKDDDIGFQKVVRFTSDGSYIVTGGSDGRVKILEYPSLECTHDIKAHATDVDDLDVHPNSNQFVTCSRDTTAYVWKLQEGKKQFQLHFSVNDQDNFFRIRACRFGCDEKENVFLFTINVPAKFNRKSPSPSYLVKWDCTKWLPQLSQVVGMEPLTQMAVSGNGVFLGVGTAEGDISVFIAWNLALLTTLKGVHNIFVTGLEFLPDSPLVNDQLQNEFALLSISADNACKVTTLKKRSEYSLWWILLGFLALLYLTFLVLAYAGLDL; from the exons ATGCCTTTCACCACACTTGAAACGACAAACTTTCCTCTCTATGCTGTGAATACCTTAGACCGTGAACATTTTTTGATCGCTGGAGGCGGGGGATCTGCCAAGACTGGGGTTCCAAATGCAATG AATATCTACAAACTTGGTAGAAGTGGTAAAAATCTGAAAGCCACCTTGATTCATAACTTTGAAGCAGGGAGAAGACCAATTATGAACTGTGCAATTCATCCAACGTCAAACACACTTGCAGTTGGAATGGATAATAAATGTCAAATACTTGAATTGGAcataaaagaagaaacacagaatgtGGAGAAAGCAAagggaaaaagcaaaattctAACTAAAGagaaggcaaagaaatttgtCATAAAAGAATTGCAGTCAGCAGTGACTGTGAGCGCAAATGATGCTGATGAAAAGGATGATGATATTGGTTTTCAAAAGGTTGTTCGTTTCACATCTGATGGAAGTTATATTGTAACGGGTGGATCAGATGGACGTGTTAAGATTTTGGAG TATCCTTCTCTAGAATGTACTCACGATATAAAAGCCCATGCTACAGATGTTGATGATCTTGATGTGCATCCAAACTCAAATCAG TTTGTAACCTGTTCAAGAGATACAACAGCATATGTATGGAAATtacaagaaggaaaaaaacaattccagCTCCATTTTTCTGTGAATGACCAAGACAATTTCTTTAGGATAAGAGCTTGCAG ATTTGGTTGTGATGAGAAGGAAAATGTATTTCTTTTCACAATCAACGTACCAGCCAAGTTCAATAGGAAGTCACCGTCACCTTCATACCTGGTTAAATGGGATTGTACAAAATGGCTGCCACAATTGAGTCAGGTAGTTGGAATGGAGCCCCTCACTCAAATGGCTGTCAG TGGTAATGGTGTTTTCCTTGGAGTTGGCACTGCAGAAGGTGacatttcagttttcattGCTTGGAATCTTGCG CTCTTGACAACTTTAAAGGGAGTGCACAATATTTTTGTGACTGGATTGGAATTTCTTCCTGATTCACCTCTGGTCAACGATCAACTTCAAAATGAGTTTGCTTTGCTCAGCATATCAGCTGACAATGCATGTAAAGTAACaacacttaaaaaaagaa gtGAATACAGCTTATGGTGGATTCTTCTGGGATTCCTGGCTCTGTTGTACCTTACTTTTTTGGTTCTGGCATATGCTGGTTTGGATTTATAA
- the LOC141895501 gene encoding uncharacterized protein LOC141895501, translated as MITFRESSLVRVTMNLSQPSIAKGNKLLLPKIEYARLTEAQGFGDENIEQVKPENEKNSEEFANLEKVPVLNNGYNVGSFTRFSVLPPIKGNVRGTRRLSHTQRFSTTLFAGRTNGPSLDSNFEISKKQNSDLLASHKRRGSHVVDDKLMQSLQVVGKHCVSETRQLPSQGRSSRAKQKLPRSFSSPTSSACYDSNCKGGEMILMRRRSQTERAKLTDKLLDTQGDSVVLMCNKKENPTGPVFGGINSDDSLKSKLNNSNNQTIQLRNSTLSPNPHRTEKLHSTFRPVSRCEISIDVNEGGQGKLEKRSVAQPLKNNQGNIEKSSDLANNDEETKHTQGTPRIQILIDSIDNAKEELPKAGGEVPYTSVREQRRRSALCRNNSKQVDDFLLVHNLRDLGLL; from the coding sequence ATGATTACATTTCGGGAAAGCTCTCTGGTGCGTGTCACTATGAACCTTTCACAACCGTCGATCGCCAAAGGAAACAAACTCCTCTTACCGAAAATTGAATATGCAAGACTTACAGAAGCGCAAGGATTCGGCGATGAAAACATTGAGCAAGTTAAACCTGAAAACGAAAAGAACAGCGAGGAATTTGCAAACTTGGAGAAAGTACCCGTGCTTAATAATGGCTACAACGTGGGGAGTTTCACTCGATTTTCTGTTCTGCCTCCGATAAAGGGTAACGTTCGAGGAACTAGACGATTGAGTCATACACAGAGGTTTTCAACCACTTTGTTTGCGGGTCGCACGAATGGTCCTAGTCTGGactcaaattttgaaatttcaaagaaacaaaatagcgACTTACTGGCTTCTCATAAGCGAAGGGGCTCGCATGTGGTTGATGACAAATTAATGCAGAGCCTTCAAGTTGTCGGGAAACATTGCGTTAGTGAAACAAGGCAGTTGCCGAGTCAAGGGAGAAGCAGCAGGGCCAAGCAAAAACTTCCAAGATCGTTCAGTTCTCCAACTTCTTCGGCATGCTATGATTCAAACTGCAAAGGAGGTGAGATGATTTTGATGAGAAGGAGGTCTCAAACTGAGCGTGCAAAATTGACTGATAAACTCCTCGATACTCAAGGGGACAGCGTCGTACTCATGTGcaataagaaagaaaatccCACTGGACCTGTTTTTGGGGGAATAAACTCGGATGACTCACTCAAAAGTAAGcttaataatagcaataatcaGACAATTCAACTCAGAAATTCGACCCTGAGCCCAAATCCACACAGAACGGAGAAGCTTCATTCAACGTTCAGACCTGTTAGCCGATGTGAAATTAGCATCGACGTAAATGAGGGAGGACAAGGAAAGTTAGAAAAGCGCAGCGTCGCACAGCcgttaaaaaataatcaagGGAATATCGAGAAATCCTCTGATTTGGCTAATAACGATGAAGAAACTAAACATACGCAGGGAACACCGagaattcaaattttaatCGATTCTATCGACAATGCAAAGGAGGAACTTCCGAAAGCTGGCGGAGAAGTTCCTTATACTTCGGTGAGGGAACAACGAAGGCGATCAGCTCTGTGCAGAAATAATtccaaacaagttgatgattttcttttagttcatAATCTCCGAGATCTGGGATTATTATGA
- the LOC141895504 gene encoding uncharacterized protein LOC141895504: MSIMSDFKYEEPDAEGAWILMQIADSAFPTGGFSHSIGFESATKHGFVKDFNAFTVFVLSCLQNAASFSLPFVNESRAECQNIEKIVELDGIMQAFLSNHVANKASFRQGNSLLVTACKTFEVEQIRSLQVRVEAKCLIGHFAVVFGCICGLLKLPLIKTQQLFLFSTLRTVIASAVRLGNLGPLEAQSIQFKLQKKAEEIRKRYENCMVEEATTTAPVTDFLQGVHDSLFSKLFYS, from the exons ATGTCAATTATGAGTGATTTCAAATACGAGGAACCAGATGCAGAAGGTGCATGGATCTTGATGCAGATCGCTGATTCAG CCTTTCCCACTGGAGGATTCTCCCACAGTATTGGGTTTGAGTCGGCAACAAAACATGGCTTTGTGAAGGACTTCA ATGCATTTACAGTGTTTGTACTGTCATGTTTGCAAAATGCAG CATCATTTAGTCTTCCATTTGTAAATGAATCTCGTGCAGAGTGCCAAAACATTGAGAAAATTGTAGAGTTAGATGGTATCATGCAAGCATTCCTCAGTAATCATGTGGCCAACAAGGCAAGCTTCAGGCAG GGAAACTCTCTACTTGTTACTGCTTGCAAGACGTTTGAAGTGGAGCAAATTAGGAGTTTACAG GTCAGAGTTGAGGCGAAATGCTTGATTGGACActttgcagttgtgtttgGATGCATTTGTGGACTGCTCAAGCTACCATTGATAAAAACTCAGCAGCTTTTCCTGTTTTCTACACTTCGCACTGTAATTGCCAGTGCAGTGAGACTTGGCAATCTAGGTCCTTTGGAG gcACAATCTATCCAATTTAAATTGCAGAAGAAAGCCGAGGAGATACGAAAACG GTACGAAAACTGTATGGTGGAGGAGGCGACAACAACTGCCCCAGTCACGGATTTCCTTCAGGGCGTTCATGATAGCTTGTTCTCGAAGCTTTTTTATTCTTGA
- the LOC141895499 gene encoding uncharacterized protein LOC141895499, translated as MAEVKPKSRPFEVEYPEGVPYSAWNFNIYTMLTMVRKTCFGMVKTDLSNLLLHLLPGTTKELLEKSTCLELDNCFLANQRFEAERVGSMPEDVPVIQPIIQPVEAEGREEIMRDVGCSFECDYNLCFMDISASEKILQKPESDSSTMPEPLRIVPSNFLGHVELEVQQNADLIAGLQNLCVANQGRRLLSSELLIEQMYNVLTIITAILNVHRIKHHHKSDNKLKDEDNISLSHYLQYVGQAGPAVHVVMCMSDIGQKGMHLFLTEDVSLSVPCNEWPSCAMGWINREKPSGWPSQQLIDKVLQDGCHVVPKFEGSDGSQMSTCADNKERQDACHDCDPQSTSNGEITCNASKMPRSQPSQKSKDTSNTHQTPNEENLVPIFDTSQKCSEASRSNEAEMSEDAQSKASPPKTLWRYSFSFAEKTLMTSITEEQKICYLIFKYLFSKYVKLHSVITTYTAKTIFLWKLETVPPDQWSLQLIGDRVKDLVEELRTCVKKKYCQHYFISGLNVLQKLDDESRNKTVEVGFSLLDEQMADAPVLGSEVFEAPSGFPADFMFTYKSFYTINAWLESLNAQMLAKLDPPSKIPSEKTMEDFLDSSKTHPIVMPEILKYLVVSEEIYGQSLPVPQSLLQHQKVKQLIKFLEKSITTAEKYQECMRELDIELKFLHLQFKVIDEIEQFFTDNPSFAFKFASSSDESDAEDNN; from the coding sequence ATGGCGGAAGTCAAGCCTAAAAGTCGTCCATTTGAAGTTGAATATCCAGAGGGAGTTCCTTATAGTGCTTGGAATTTTAACATCTACACGATGTTAACTATGGTAAGGAAAACTTGCTTTGGCATGGTCAAGACGGACTTGTCCAATCTATTGCTTCACCTTCTGCCAGGAACAACAAAAGAGCTACTTGAAAAAAGTACATGTCTCGAACTAGATAACTGTttcttagccaatcagagatTTGAAGCTGAACGCGTGGGAAGTATGCCCGAAGATGTTCCTGTAATTCAACCGATAATACAACCCGTAGAAGCTGAAGGGAGGGAGGAAATCATGAGAGACGTCGGTTGTTCTTTCGAATGTGACTACAATCTTTGTTTTATGGATATCTCAGCAAGTGAAAAGATCCTCCAAAAACCAGAGTCGGATTCTTCAACGATGCCGGAGCCACTACGAATTGTGCCTTCCAATTTTCTTGGCCACGTTGAGTTGGAAGTTCAACAAAACGCTGACTTGATAGCTGGTCTGCAGAACCTATGTGTTGCAAATCAAGGGCGAAGGCTTTTATCATCGGAGCTACTTATTGAGCAGATGTACAATGTCCTAACAATCATCACAGCTATCTTAAATGTTCACAGAATTAAGCATCATCACAAAAGTgacaacaaattaaaagacGAAGACAACATATCACTCTCTCACTACCTACAATATGTTGGACAAGCAGGTCCCGCAGTCCATGTGGTAATGTGCATGAGTGATATTGGTCAGAAAGGCATGCACCTGTTTCTAACTGAAGATGTCAGTTTGTCAGTTCCTTGTAATGAATGGCCCAGCTGTGCCATGGGTTGGATTAATAGAGAGAAGCCCTCAGGTTGGCCATCACAACAGCTCATTGACAAGGTGCTACAAGATGGATGCCATGTTGTGCCCAAGTTTGAGGGATCTGACGGCAGTCAGATGTCAACTTGTGCTGATAACAAAGAGCGTCAAGATGCATGCCACGATTGCGACCCACAGTCAACCAGCAATGGCGAGATCACGTGTAATGCCAGCAAGATGCCTAGGTCCCAGCCATCACAGAAGAGTAAAGACACCTCAAATACACATCAAACTCCAAATGAAGAAAACCTTGTGCCAATCTTTGACACATCACAGAAGTGTTCAGAAGCTTCAAGAAGTAATGAAGCAGAGATGTCGGAAGATGCACAGAGCAAAGCGTCACCCCCAAAGACACTTTGGAGGTactcattttcatttgcagaAAAGACTCTGATGACATCAATTACAGAAGAACAGAAAATATGCTATCTTATTTTTAAGTACCTTTTCTCAAAGTATGTCAAACTGCATTCTGTGATCACTACCTACACTGCCAAAAcgatttttctttggaaacttgAAACTGTTCCACCTGATCAATGGAGTCTTCAACTCATTGGAGATCGTGTGAAAGATTTGGTTGAAGAACTAAGGACATGTGTAAAAAAGAAGTACTGCCAACATTATTTCATTAGTGGGTTGAATGTACTTCAAAAACTGGATGATGAGAGTCGCAACAAAACAGTGGAGGTTGGATTTTCGTTGCTGGATGAACAAATGGCTGATGCACCTGTTTTGGGTTCAGAAGTCTTTGAGGCACCCTCTGGCTTTCCCGCAGACTTCATGTTTACATATAAGAGTTTTTACACCATCAATGCATGGCTGGAGTCACTTAATGCTCAGATGTTGGCAAAACTTGATCCACCAAGTAAAATTCCATCTGAGAAAACCATGGAAGATTTCTTGGACAGTTCCAAGACGCATCCAATCGTAATGCCAGAGATTCTAAAGTATCTTGTTGTCTCAGAGGAGATCTATGGACAGTCTTTGCCTGTTCCACAATCCCTTTTGCAGCACCAAAAGGTAAAACAACTtatcaaatttcttgaaaaatccatCACAACAGCTGAGAAGTACCAAGAATGCATGAGAGAGCTAGACATTGAGCtaaaatttcttcatttgcaATTCAAGGTCATCGATGAAATTGAACAGTTCTTCACAGACAATCCaagttttgcttttaaatttgcaaGCAGCTCTGATGAAAGCGATGCTGAAGACAATAATTAA
- the LOC141895505 gene encoding uncharacterized protein LOC141895505, giving the protein MSSNDEVLTTPRSVIGEELEKQSNIDQRLSFCFDEERRKMKSFQERSNDLDQAIKWVLKEIKFLKQQDQSLMRQFVKLRSILNSVKTRAIFDRKISPPDSPLSSPSSPLYSISEESPTMFFQNEESPELKRRAETEPVSPVCFDDENDLDKYEHFAI; this is encoded by the exons ATGTCTTCCAACGACGAAGTTTTAACGACTCCACGGTCCGTTATAGGCGAAGAGTTGGAAAAACAGTCAAACATAGATCAAAgactttcattttgtttcgaTGAAGAAAGGAGAAAGATGAAGAGCTTTCAAGAGCGGAGCAATGATTTGGACCAAGCCATTAAATGGGTTTTGAAAGAGATT aaattcctaaagcaGCAAGATCAGAGCCTAATGAGACAGTTTGTCAAGTTGAGAAGCATCTTGAACTCAGTCAAGACCCGAGCAATATTTGACCGTAAAATTAGCCCACCCGACTCGCCTTTGTCTTCACCCTCCAGTCCTCTATATTCGATTTCCGAAGAATCTCCGACAATGTTTTTTCAAAACGAAGAGTCTCCGGAGCTTAAACGAAGAGCTGAAACGGAACCTGTGTCGCCAGTGTGTTTTGACGATGAAAATGACTTGGACAAATATGAACATTTCGCGATATAG